The Glycine soja cultivar W05 chromosome 19, ASM419377v2, whole genome shotgun sequence genomic sequence ATGTAGTTCGAAATAATTTGACTACTGTACTGTCTCATTTTCtctctgctgatatcttggtgCTTGGAAGTTGATAAGCAATTAATGCTTTAGTTTGGTGTTATTAATTGGGTGTAAATGTCTTTTTTCCTGTCTTTCATAAATAATGCTGCTATGAATGTGAGTACTCAGTATTGAAATGAGATTTATTGTATTTGTCCTCGAAGTCATCCCCCCCACCATCAGTATGTGTTGGGTATTATGTCAGCTGTACTGCCTGataacttgaatcttgatacaGTGGGTCGCTCAACTATTTTCTGTCTTCAACATGTTTGTGTTGTGCCTTATTATTGGTAAATATCCCCACCAAATACTTACTGATTGGTGGAACTTAATGGGATATGCAATATCATATAgtataatgtaatccttgtCTACATCTTACTTTAAACCATatttcataattcattttctccATTAAATATGCTTATGTCTCCATAATAATagaccttttttattttattttttaaatatttcagaCTATAAGCTATATGGCAGAGCGGATTGTTGGACATGGATCATTTGGGGTTGTCTTCCAGGTATGAATTCTTATCCACTGAATGATGTATTAGTTTAGCCTTTCAAACAGAGTGACATATGATGCTGTCATTTTTGTATAATTGTAGGCTAAATGCTTGGAGACTGGTGAAACTGTGGCTATCAAAAAAGTTCTTCAAGACAAGAGGTATAAAAACCGGGAGCTGCAAACAATGCGCCTTCTTGACCACCCAAATGTTGTCTGTTTGAAGCATTGTTTCTTTTCAACCACCGAAAAGGATGAACTATACCTTAATTTGGTACTGGAGTATGTTCCCGAAACAGTTAATCGTGTGATCAAACATTATAACAAGTTGAACCAACGGATGCCTCTGATATATGTAAAACTCTATACATACCAGGTATGCTTAATCATGTCAGTTTGGTTTTGTCATGATCCTTTTGTCagttttattttggaaaatggCTTTGTTAATGTTTTGGATTATTTTCTTATCTTACTGAGGTTGTATCTGTTTTCTTGATATACTGCAGATCTTTAGGGCACTCTCTTATATTCATCGTTGCATTGGAGTCTGCCATCGGGATATCAAGCCTCAAAATCTATTAGtatgttttctattttacttATCTGGTAAAAAACTGCTTAGTTCAAACCCTGGAGATTCATGACTGTTAGGCAGCAACTACTTACTGAAAGTGTTTCTATGCAGGTTAATCCACATACTCACCAGGTCAAAATATGCGACTTTGGAAGTGCAAAAGTCTTGGTATGttttatgtatgtgtgtttgtttttctgtattttctacCTTCAACCATTGCTCTTGAAACTCCAGTTGTCTGGGTGGTTTCACCTTGTTTGCTCTTGACCTTTGACAGGTAAAAGGCGAACCAAATATATCGTACATATGCTCTAGATATTATAGAGCACCTGAGCTTATATTTGGAGCAACTGAATATACTACAGCTATTGACGTTTGGTCAGTTGGTTGTGTATTGGCTGAGCTTATGCTTGGACAGGTAGGTGGTTGTTGATGGGAGCTCCGTTGATTCTGTGgtttaatatatgtaaaaatgaaatttgtttttgttttccagCCCTTGTTCCCTGGTGAGAGTGGAGTTGATCAGCTTGTTGAGATCATCAAGGTAATCTTTCtgattattttctttgttgttacTGCTATGTCTGCCTTAGAAATATATTAAATCTGTTTAGCTCCAATGCCTAGTGTTATAGTtctgtcacttttttttttcttgtccaGTGGCATTTCTGTTAGTTCAGTTATTTTCTTGAAACTGAGACATTTGTCAATTTTTACAACTGTGGgattttttgtaatttcttaaaaaagggATCATTTGAAAGAAATTTCATGTTTTCCCATGCATTAGCACAGGTTAGTGTTCTAGTTTCCATTGAATCTATCTTTCATGTTTGGATAGTTCAATTAACtcaattgtaatttgtaacaCCATAATGCAATGGATGATGAATTGTGGGTCATTTATTTTGCTTCAACGTTTTATCTTTTAGGCTGAATTAACTTACTTGGGTAATTCCTTGTTTGAATCACTGATTCTCTGATCAATTTGATAGATAGGCTTGCTTGTCACAATGTCAGTATCTTTAACGTGTAAGCACATCCACTTTTTGCTTTGGTAGGTTCTGGGAACTCCAACAAGGGAAGAGATAAAGTGCATGAATCCTAACTATACAGAATTTAAATTCCCACAGATTAAAGCACATCCATGGCACAAGGTatcacaaataaatttaataacctTTCGTGTTTTATACTCTATTCACCATAGTGAAAATACTAATATATCTAGTAATTTGCCTTGTTTAGTGCACCACACtgataaatttgttgatttgGTCCTTCTAGATCTTTCACAAGCGCATGCCTCCAGAAGCTGTTGATTTAGTATCAAGACTACTACAATACTCCCCTAACTTGCGGTGCACAGCTGTGAGTATATTTGACTTTTTAGCAGGCCTTTCTAACTCTAATTTCAATCCGCCTAATTTGTAAAATGGAGCTGTACTGCTCTGCTTTTTCATGTAATGATTGTTTCTCCTCCTTTGAAGTTTTATATAATGGGTTTTTACTTTATCTTCAATATCTTGTGCAGTTAGATGCCTTGACCCATCCTTTCTTTGATGAACTTCGTGACCCAAACACTCGCTTGCCAAATGGTCGTTTCCTTCcaccattgttcaattttaaatCTCATGGTATGATAGTTTTTGAATAAGCTGTTCTGTTTATTTAACTTTGCTCTACTAGTTTATTAGTTCTGGCTGATGTTCTTGCTGCCTGTGTACCAGAATTGAAGGGAGTCCCAGTTGAGATTTTGCTGAAATTGATTCCAGAACATGCAAGGAAGCAGTGCCCGTTTCTTGGCTTGTGATATTGTGAAAAATGTAACAAAACTGCAATAGTGTCGTTCCCATATGAATGTTCCGTTATGTATCCTTCTTGTATTTCGGTGCCTAGTAAAAACTGATTTAGAGATATATGGTTACTCAATATTACCCAACACTCGATGGGTATTCAGAAAAAAGCCGTGTTTCCTGTTTAACAGAAGGTTGTAAACATCGAATAGAAGACAAGTGTCATGTTAAACcggtgttggtgtttgtgaatACAATGATGGGTGGTTGGCTAATTTAGTTTTGCTCTGCATTGGAAACTCAATTGTCTTTGTGGCTAATCTTTAGCGAAATAACGAGACATAGTCAACGAGAGTGCAGTTTGCAAGTCTGTCTTAActagcattttattttatttttttgttatcttatCTACTGTATTTTTTACGTACTCAGTTTGATTTTTACTATTTCAACGAGGTATGCGTATTATACGAGAACATGGTTAGCATCTGCCGTGGCTGAGAGGTGCTTGCAGTCAAAGCAGATAGCTTCAGAAGAAATGGCAGCTATATTCAAGAAGTGTCTCTCgcttttctttttgtaatgtGGAGTCTTTATTCTGTATTGGAAGAATCATGAAGAAAGCTCACTTGATCTCAGTTGTCCTTATTTCCCCCCTCCCCCCTTTTAACAAAGTACTtaatttgtcttattttttagtttaatatccCTAATTCAAAGTTCATTTAGCACTTGACAAAACATGAGCGTCAGTAATTCAATTTTGAATTGAACTTGAATACTTGATTGATAACAAATAGTACATTTAAAAGAGAAAGCAAGGTGTTTGTCCTCTGTTATTCGGTTATTGAGCTGCCGATCTTATACTAGTCGACTGGTGTGTTCTCTATGATGCACCACTCCACGGTCACTTCAGAACACAATTGTTTACCACCCCAAAATTCTAGACATAATTACCTACTGATTTTCTCTCCACAGACCACAACGCTGTTGGTTTTTAAGCTTATGCCAATGGTTAAGGAATGGCTAAAGCTCAACAATGTAGTTAAGCCCAGtttaggtaaaataaactaGAGTGGGCACCAAATAATATCATCACAAGCACAAAAAGCAGGGCCTCAACTTAAAAGCATAATTGATAATGCGGTGTTTTGctggaaaaaaagaagatattttCACACCATTGGAGTGcatattagtatatattttgGGAAAGAAGAgggaaaatgtaaataaatgtgCGAGTGATATAACATATAAAGTGTAATCCATTCTATCATCAAatggaaaaattgttttttgtgCCAAATCATCTTAATATGAGGAGACTAAAATACACTTGCAATATGTTTATGTAGTATTTTCTTTAAGCTTTTGATATCCTGGGGGAAACTATAGGTTCTTACGATGATGCTTTTGCTATTGTTGGTGCGAAAACTGTTGTATTTAGTTTCTTCAATGTGCTGAACCTGAGAGTGAGTGAGTGAAACAACAGGAAGAAAAACAAAGCACCTATCACACCATGCTATTCCTCTTTTCCTCTCGACCTGGTGTCACAATTTCCACATCTGTGGACTCAACATGATGCATCAGAGTGCCACTCTCATTCCCCTAAATGTAATTGGTCGGT encodes the following:
- the LOC114400606 gene encoding shaggy-related protein kinase alpha-like — translated: MASVGVAPTSSGLRESSGVDRLPEEMNDMRIRDDKEMEATVVDGNGTETGHIIVTTIGGRNGQPKQTISYMAERIVGHGSFGVVFQAKCLETGETVAIKKVLQDKRYKNRELQTMRLLDHPNVVCLKHCFFSTTEKDELYLNLVLEYVPETVNRVIKHYNKLNQRMPLIYVKLYTYQIFRALSYIHRCIGVCHRDIKPQNLLVNPHTHQVKICDFGSAKVLVKGEPNISYICSRYYRAPELIFGATEYTTAIDVWSVGCVLAELMLGQPLFPGESGVDQLVEIIKVLGTPTREEIKCMNPNYTEFKFPQIKAHPWHKIFHKRMPPEAVDLVSRLLQYSPNLRCTALDALTHPFFDELRDPNTRLPNGRFLPPLFNFKSHELKGVPVEILLKLIPEHARKQCPFLGL